One stretch of Equus przewalskii isolate Varuska chromosome 9, EquPr2, whole genome shotgun sequence DNA includes these proteins:
- the LOC103555794 gene encoding binder of sperm protein homolog 1 isoform X2, with amino-acid sequence MTLHVGLLLVWVCQLHRMAGTGFDDEDSSYVETITHFPEIKDGKCVFPFYYRNAKFYDCVMFKAKHKWCSLNETYQGYWKYCSEEDFAKCVFPFWYRRMIYWECTEDGDAFGKYWCSLTQNYNKDKIWKYCE; translated from the exons ATGACCCTGCACGTGGGGCTTCTGTTGGTTTGGGTCTGCCAGCTTCACAGGATGGCCGGTACTGGATTTGACG aTGAAGACTCCTCATATGTAG aaactaTAACTCACTTTCCAGAAATCAAAG ATGGCAAGTGTGTCTTTCCATTCTACTATAGAAATGCAAAGTTCTATGACTGTGTCATGTTCAAGGCCAAACACAAGTGGTGCTCCTTAAATGAGACCTACCAAGGATATTGGAAGTATTGTTCTGAAGAAG acTTTGCAAAATGTGTGTTCCCCTTCTGGTACAGACGCATGATCTACTGGGAATGTACTGAAGATGGGGATGCGTTTGGGAAATACTGGTGTTCACTGACCCAGAATTATAATAAGGACAAGATTTGGAAATATTGTGAGTGA
- the LOC103555794 gene encoding uncharacterized protein isoform X1 codes for MWDACHSMACQAVCRSTPRIRISEPWSAEAECVNLTAVPPGRPQEGSNSCRPHPGLLGLCWHALSSERGCHPHLMTISSTVLHVLLQVLFQLLETQPAGLDLVVNIHRGRSTVSGTSPKAKSSEINICLKLCFSDEDSSYVETITHFPEIKDGKCVFPFYYRNAKFYDCVMFKAKHKWCSLNETYQGYWKYCSEEDFAKCVFPFWYRRMIYWECTEDGDAFGKYWCSLTQNYNKDKIWKYCE; via the exons atgtgggatgcctgccacagcatggcttgccaagcggtgtgtaggtccacacccaggatccgaatcagtgaaccctggtctgccgaagcagaatgtgtgaacttaactgctgtgccaccgggccggccccaggagggGAGTAATTCTTGCCGCCCCCACCCAGGATTGCTGGGATTGTGTTGGCATGCATTAAGTTCGGAACGGGGCTGTCATCCTCATCTCATGACTATTTCTAGCACTGTATTGCATGTCCTCTTACAGGTACTATTCCAGTTATTGGAGACGCAGCCTGCAGGTTTGGATTTAGTAGTTAATATTCACAGAGGGAGGTCGACTGTTTCAGGCACCTCACCTAAG gctAAATctagtgaaataaatatttgtttaaaattgtgtttttcagaTGAAGACTCCTCATATGTAG aaactaTAACTCACTTTCCAGAAATCAAAG ATGGCAAGTGTGTCTTTCCATTCTACTATAGAAATGCAAAGTTCTATGACTGTGTCATGTTCAAGGCCAAACACAAGTGGTGCTCCTTAAATGAGACCTACCAAGGATATTGGAAGTATTGTTCTGAAGAAG acTTTGCAAAATGTGTGTTCCCCTTCTGGTACAGACGCATGATCTACTGGGAATGTACTGAAGATGGGGATGCGTTTGGGAAATACTGGTGTTCACTGACCCAGAATTATAATAAGGACAAGATTTGGAAATATTGTGAGTGA